In the Populus nigra chromosome 2, ddPopNigr1.1, whole genome shotgun sequence genome, AGAAACTATCTACAATATTCCACTCCAACCCATTCATTATCCATTTGCCTAGCAAATGAGTGATTCAGAAGGTTCCAACACAAAATGGCTgggaaaaaatgacaaaaatacaaAGTAGGTCCAGATTATGGAATTTTAAGGCCATAGAATACCAAGATGCacaccttaattaattttataacttcaGGATTGGAGAACCCAAACATTTCAGAACCCGATTTGAGTATTCTTCCTACTCCACCTTCAGTGCTAAAACCATTAGAAGTACCATCTTTCATCTTCCTTATTTTTCTGTATATTTTATCCCAGCAAGCAGCTGGAGTGGATCCTTtaatctgcaaaaaaaaaaaaaattaaaaatgataaaatcaattgaTACTCCTTCAGCAGGTTGACCCTAAGCAGTGAAGCAACCAACGGCACAAATGGTGAGGTGCCAATTATATTTTAGGTTTGATGGATAGGAAGAAAACAGCTGAAGACAAAGTGAATAGATCATAGTTTATTGATCATAAAAGTCCTTTTATTGACAGCAACATGCCAATATCAAGCAAGTACAAAATACTACAAGTTCTATTCTACCCCATTCCCGCAAAATATGCCCTACAAAGTTTGTGTTTCCTCGATCACCTTTTATCTGTACATGAAATGTTCTTGGTAGTACCATACAAAAGGTTAGTGTGACCTAAGATGTATAGTACAAAGAATCATTTAACaagatgagataaaaaaatagttagatGAGGAGAGTGGCATGCAATGCACAGAGATAATAGGAGTGCACATGTATCAGTGGTTTTAGGACCTCATCATAACTGACCTCCTCTCCATTATCCAATGTCACTCTAAATAGAGGCCGAATCTTTGACTCGGCATCTCTCAACACTTCCATCTTATACATCATAAGAACATTTGGATCTGAAACCCACAAagtcaaaaccaaaaccaaaaaagagaATAAGTCAGGGAACTAATAAAATCAAGAtgattaagaaaatgaaaaagaaaaatctcagAAAACGAGTTCATCGTAGCATAAAAGATGCAATAAACATGTCCCACaagatatttgaaaaataaccaccTTTTATCGAAGTAAATTTCCTCAGGGCAGTATACCCTTCAGGCCAGATGAATCTGTCATCTTGAAAATGTTCTGAGTCCTTAACAATCTTTCCTGTGAGGACAATGTACAAGTCTATAAGTGTAAATAAATGGCTGCAACAATATAAACTAATTACATATTAATACCCAGCCTCCCCAATTAAGTAGCAGGACGAGGCTGCAGGTACTGTGTTGCcatcaagaagaaaaaggtgGTGAAATGCACAAAACATGTTCAATCATGTCTTAGATAAAACAAAACACAAGAAGCAAATTCCAAAAGCTGAAACTTACCAAGGCTTATTATTTGCAAATCCCCAATTACATAAGGAGAAGTACCCAGCCTAGCCAATATCCTTCGAATCCCTCCATCTTGTATGCAATCTTCTCCTGAATCTGTACTCCCTTCATCCTCACTACTAGCACTCTCACAGCTATCAGCTTTCATGCCATTTTGCAGCTGCAGCATTCTTCTCGGAAGCTTTTGTTCACTGAGATACCTGGTCAAAACAAAATGATCACAGCATCAGGATCCCAACAGTCCATGTCATATTTTAAGTATTCTCACAGTTTTCCAACTCTTATGATTGAAAGAACTGCACTGTATAGCTGCTCCACAGTGAGTCTGTCCAGTGAAACTTCAGGTAAGAAATAGATAACAAGAAGGTAAAGTAACAATGAAAGTGAAGCCtatcaaccaaaaaaactaattgtGCAGGTACAGAATATTGGTAACCAACTCCAGAGCCTGAGCATCATCAAGCCTTTAGGACAAATTCCAAGGATTCTCAGCGTAGAAAGTAATTCAATTGTGGAGTCACTAAAAGGCTGTGTCAGAAGTGTTATTAGCCCATGCAACCCATTTCCCAggtttcaaaacaataatgcaggTTATATTACAAGAAGACAAGCACAAGATGGTACAGTCCCTAATATAGTAGCCTTCGCCAACTCAACAAGTGATGAAAGCATGCCATATTGATAAATTGACAACAGAAATTAGTGACGATCCCTATACATCAAGAGGGATTTGCAGGGGCACGATCACAAATCTGATTAAATAACAAGTACTCAAGCGTGAAACACCACACTCTCATGCCACTTCAACGAACTGAACCCTTAAAATCAACCTTACATTTTTGCTTCTTCCAAGCTTCTAGTGAAACGAGGTTGCTTGCACTTTAGgtggaaagaagaaagaagtcCTTTGAGAAACGAGATTGCCTGCTTTGGTTTAATTCTGATAATAGAAAGATCAAATATAAAGTCAGCCTCCGAGAAAAATAGATGTCCTACATATTGGGGAGTGATTGACTGCACGAGAAAAACTCCGAACTTGTAAGAACAACAAACCTTGCAAAATCATGGGTACCAAAAAATTGCACAGATACTGATCTTCCTCCAATATTTTTGCTTAAGCCTTTATGATTGCCAATAAGTGCTTCATCTACAACAATTGCTGGCCACATAGCATGACCTGCACTAGAACAATTAAAAGATATAGTTGGTGTAAAACCAAAAGGGTAAATTTATCTTTCTAATGTGTTACACAAAATGCTTTCTTCAAAACCCGAGAAAACTAGCACAATATAGTGTGCGTGCTGCTGAGTGCAACAGTTTGCATGTTACAATGCCTGCCTTTACTGTGCTGACATTCAATCTATCGAAGAGATTAATGCTAAGTCAAGTTTTGAATAATTAACTGATGATAGAACTTGCATGTACATAATGACAGAAACTGCCCAGGCATGAGGATAGGAATCAAATAAATGCAAAAGATCCTTTCCACCAAAATCCGGGTTCATTAATGCATAGGCAAACAAGACCATCCAAACACAAATACAAAATAGGCTTGATACAAGTTCTTAACAGAATCAttgattttgtttccttttctttttgtttaaattacccggtaaaccttttttttaatgcccTCGATCTGTGTGCCGTTAAATGACCATACATTCAATCAATAGTCTTTCTAATCCAGCACATTGGATTTCCTTGACCCTGAAACTATAAAGCATTATTTAGTCAAGATTAGCATGTTGGAAGAAGTAAAAATATGTTTGCAAAAGCATACACAAGAATCAGTTTGGTCATAGGGCCTCAAAGCCTAATCTAAAGAAAAGGGATAAGGTTTTAGCTCGCAATTCGTATCTTGTGTTACAGAGCCTTGATATTTCAAAGCATCTCTGAGATATCTTcaggtttttttatggttaatgtCAGTAATGCAAATAGTGAAATCAAATAGAACGAAGACAGACAAAGACAAAAGCCAAGAAATTTGGTGCAGACCAGTGACTTTGGCCCATATGATATCCCCAGGGTCGAGATCTTGGCAGTCATCCAAACTGGCAGCTAACACAACCATCTCATTGTAATCATATCTATCACCATCTGTACTTTTTACAGAGACAGTCAGGTTCAACCGCTCCATCTCctcatgagaaataaaaaattttactttctCGTTCGAAATTATTAAATCCTCTTTATCTCCATCTTCATATTCAATCTGCATTCAGTTCATCTCCCATCAACAATAGTACCCCATCGTATCCTTTGAATTCTAAAGCTGTTcgaaatttagaataaaaaatataaattgggCATCAAGCCATACATTGTATCGATTGGTATCTGCGATGTGCCCAACAACACGTCCAGAATACCATTCAGCATCCATTGGCCAGTAAACCTGTAAAAATCAGCTTTATCATGCATATAACAAAAAGGTAAAGAGAGATGGAAATAATCTCACGAAACCAAGAGAAGTAAAGCATATGCTTGCCTTGCATGGTAACCCAATGAATGATTTTGGATCAACACCATCAAAACTCAACCTATTGAAGACAGAATTTACACCCATTAAACAAAAACTCACATGAATAAGCAGAAACCAGCTGTAGGCCAATGCAAAAGGTCAAAATGTGATTAAAATACATGCTACATTGTCTCAGCACCTAAAATGCAGCttataaagattaaaaactttaccgaaaaaattcaaattccacCACTCTAATAACTGAAAGAACTACTTTCGTCagtaattttcaataaaatccatCTCAATTAGTACATTAAGAGAGAAACCCACCTGACCCATTTTTTACTAGTAGCTGGAAGGGCCGAAAATTTATCAGAACTCGTAACCATAGAATCACGTTTCTTTCTCTTAAAATCCCCAATCTTACTATTACTGTTGTTAGTATTATTACGGCAATCCCTCAATCGAGGCCTATCAAACCCTAGCAAAATATTAGAATCGACACCCAATTTCAGCAACTCCTTACTCCCCGtccttctcctcttcttctccttgttcAACTCGATCATCGACTCCTCCTCAAATTCACAAAAGTCGCTCTTCACCGCCTCCTTAGGCTCAGCGGCGCGTGAAACCAACGAATCAAAAAAGGAAGGTCGGGGGGCCCGTTTTGGACGGCGAGAGTAAACGTGGAGTAAAGAAGGGGGGTGGTCGCCCCGTGGATGGTGAAGGTGGTGTTGGTGGTGGGGTAAGAGCTTCCGGGCTTTAACTTTCTTTGACATAACGTTGGCTGATCCACAGAGAGATGCAGCAGAGTAGACACGGTCCAACGACACGTAGCGTATCGGGGTGCCCCCGGCTTCACCTTCTTCGAAATCGAGAGGAGATTTGTGGATTTTATCTACTGTGTGGGGTTTGTGGAGAAGTGCCATGAATGGGTGAGGTAGTGAGAGAGAGAAACTGACCTGTCTCGAAATTGGGGAAGGAGAGAGGGAGGGTTAGGGTTTAAGGATTTGGATttggagggagggagagattTTCCCAAATTATCAGTTTCCCGCCCGCCGTGTCTAAAATAGGAGAGAGAGGGCTCCTGCAAGCAAGGGTGCCCCGATAATCTATCAATCCTCGTGTTAATTttcttaaggttttttttctttttttggtgacTGGGACTACGAGGGAGAGAATTTTACAAAAGTACTTCGCACGTGCCAAACATTATGTTATAAGAAATTGTCGATGTGATGACAAGATAGACTTAACAATTTCCCTGATGGGCTCGCCCGGCCTACCTGATAACGACccaaaaacattatattttgatttttctatcatttagtcccttgtttttttaaaaattacggTTTTGCTTCCTCCTATTAGTCCTATATGTTTATTGATGCAAATTATTCTTTCATCAGCGTCTAAAATCAATAACAAGATGGACCGACCCTTCTGGCCTAGTGGCAGAGGCAAGGTTTCCTTACTTCTGTTACCTGGGTTTGAAACTCAGTATGTATGTTTATTATCCCCGTAGTGTTTTATCTGTTTATTGGACTTGCAAGGTGTTCAGTAGGTCTGGGAATTAGTTGTGGTgggcgtaagctggcccggacaccccgggttacccaaaaaaaaaataacaagatctACGCAGCCAATTCAAAAAACCCTAGCTTGTGATGAGGACACAAGCACCTGGGAAAATATGATATTGGcacttttacttttcttttttctcattagaAAGGCCACTTTGATAATGCAGTAGCTTTCACTTTTCAAAAGTGTGtttatcttgaaaaaacattaaattaatttttttagtgtttttcgaTCATTTTGacgtgctaatattaaaaattaaaaaaatccgaaaaacaaattattttgatatatttttaagtgaaaaacacttttaaaaagcatcatgcaccacaatatcaaacatgaCTTAAAGAAATCGTGATGAAGTGGTGAAAACTCGATTGGATTTTCTGCAGATATGTCTTGGATTTATAGAGTGACTGGACTTGACCACTAGTTGGTGGATTAACAAGGCAACTTTTatgattacataaaaaaataaagttcctaacaaaaaacattcaaatatttaagtcaataaatatatagaaaaaaaaaccatgtatgaGCAAAATATGCAAGAGATAGCACGAGGTTTGAGGAGATAGACGTGATTATTAAGAGGTGATCACAATACGAGGTAATCATGGTGTAAAAAGGTGATGGTAATAACCATAAAAGGGCGACCAAAagatgttaatgaaaatagcaGTGATCAACAGATGATAGCGACCATGAAATGATAGCAGATATAAGGTATTAACCGAAAAGTGGTAATAATTTGAAAGTGTTAACCAAGAAATAATCGTGATTAGAAGGTAGTAATGACTATAAAGCGATAATGATCGAAGGTGTTAACCAAAAAGTGATAATGATCAGGAGATGATAATTAATTACAAGATGTTAATCAAGAAGTGGCAATGTATGATGATCCTGCATCTATGGAATCATCAAAAACCTTGAAACCAATAACATTACAGTAATCATGTCATAGTTCTCCAAGTAATAAAGGGTAaacttttgataaaattaaaagttataatgAATGGGAAGGGACATAGGAAGGACATGTGAAGAATCCGCAGCCACTTATTCCAGTGTGAAATGTAAACTTCCAACAATAGTTGCCATGAAGGGAAAATGGTGGAGGAAATGGAGCATAGTTATCTTCACCGGCAACCTCGTGATGCCAAAGACTTTAGCATTAATGCCCACCCAGTTGACCCATAACAGGATGTTGTCGTTATACTACAATCACCTTTTGTGAGCGCTGGCATTCAAGATTTTTACCCAGCGTGATGCTCATATAAAGAATGAAACTCTAAGAGGGTAGCACGCCTGGCAAAAGCTCCTCTCCTCTTACAAAGGAAGATATCTCTATAATGGCATAACCCTCTCCAAGCTTACTGGAATAGGAGACCATGACCAGCTTTTCAATCTATAAATAAAGATGTTTGTGGAAAACGCACCAGGTTTACTCTCACATGGCATGGACGGCCAGCCAGTAATGGCGAGAGCAGCAGAGGAAAATTAAGCACATTATACACAGGCACTGTTTCATGAATAAAAACACGAGGCCTTTTCGGCACCAAATAATACAAGTCACAATATACAGCCTTCCGCATCAGGCTTCCTGCACATAGAAGTGATGCTTTCACTTATGAACAGAAGTTGATGATCTGATCGATGTAATATTGACGAGCTTATATATCCCCAGTCTCAGTTCATCAGCGTCCGTTCATTTCACACTGCATCTCACTGTGCTTTGCTTTTAGACTAAATTCATGACAACATAAgtccatcttttcttttctctagcATTAGTTTCCAGGGAAGAGCAGGCCTCTTCACAGCTTCTGAGGAAGCCTCCCTTACCAGAAGCAGAGAGAGCAAGAGGATCAGTGTTCATTTCCACCCGTTTATAAAGAAGACCCATCTTCCTCCACATCTGTAAACACTCTTTTCCATCAAAACTTATGTCTTCTGCATCAAAAAGAATTCCAAAAATGACTATATCAAGTTCCACACAACATTCTGGTAACTTAGAGAGCAAGAACTTCAAGCGGGTGAAATCTATCATCTTCAAAGATGATAGCAAGATGATGTTCGCAATTGTTACATTCCAACAAGTGTTTGCATCTTCCATCTCACTAATAATAGCATCCATGCCTCTTCGACTCAAAAGACAAGCATGAGAAAGGTGTTGGCACAAACAATATCAGTCCGAGCAGTTCTAGAAGTAAGATCAACGGCCAACCATGTCTCGAAAACATGTAGTttgctatatttttaattaagtttttttttaacacaggctaatgaattgatttaaaattaaattttataatttatttttatttcataactcGAGCTACAAGTTTAATGAATTAATCCaaaataattagttattttttatttttttaatcaaatatttttaattttatcttttaattaattattaattaaaatttaacatacataatttattttaatttattttttatttggttatcaTAATTCTGAATCataagtttaataaattaattcatattaacttaaattattttttagttatttttttagtttttaattttaattttatcttttaatattaaatttattaaaaattaaactttacaatttattttaatatattttttataaaaatataagtttcaTAACCGGcatgtaaattaataaattaacctaaatcaattcaatatattaacatcttaatatttatattaaaaaaatttattctgaaTGCTGGTTTTTACTTATATTTAAGTTGTATTTAGAACCATCATATTAGCCAAATAACATTGAATCAATCTctccatgatttaaaaaatatctactaAAAAACAATAGCAATGTCCAGATTTAATATAGTCTTTACATAACTAGTTCGGTGGGGTAAATCCCACATGCATCATCATTCCTATATTATATAGCTAATGCATTAACTATGCTAATTTACAGATGAGCAGCAAACAAATTGTGCCCAGTATGGTCTTCCCCTGACtttcctcttctctctcttaaTATCTGCAGGATACCTTGCTGGAGAACTCCATGCTTTCTCTTCCACCATGGCAGGCTCACCTACAGGTTCTTGAGGAGCCAGAATGGAGCTCACTGTTTTAGACAAAGCACCGTTATCTTTAGCTGCGGAACCATCCTTTTCAACTAGGATTTCCTTGGCATTTAGTGCCTTGGATTTGGTTTCCATACTTGCCTCGCCTAAAAGGCTCTTTAAAGGAGTATGTTGTGGGCTCCTCAGAGAAGGGTGTTGTTCCCCGGTGCTCCAGTTTGTGACCTTGGCAATAATCTCTTCGTTCTTTTTTCTCCCCTGCGACTCATTCAAAACATTGGTAACGGAAGGAAACCAACCAGCTTGTACAGAAGCAGCTTTTGGCTGTTGTGGGTTCCCTGTTGTCTGGATTTCAGATGCAGCAGCTTTCTGGTTAACCACATCTCTAGGTTCAACCAATGTCATGAAAGATGGGGGATCAAAAATATCTGATTTATCAGCATGTTCTGTCTCAGAAGCAGCTATCGGCTTCTTCAAGGTGGCTTTCTCTGCTTCTGATAATGCTTGGGAACCATTTGATGGCAAAGGCTCAGCATCAAGAATAGCTGGTATATCCGATTGGGTAGAAAGCACTGGATTAGAAACAACAGACTAGATTGAATTAATGGAAACGTGACAAACCTTGTTCTGTAAaggtatcaaaataaaatagtagGCGTCATGGAAAGGATGGTTTGCAAACGAGCTGACAACACATGTTATAGATGCTCTACGGATTAGGGAGCTAATCCTAATCAAGAATAAGCAATGAAATGACAAGAATTTTGGTtgagtaaagttttttttagaacaatgTAGCAATTGCAACAAGTGTGTTTTTGAGAATCGTTTAAAACACCAATTGAAGTTCAATAATCTAAGGTGATTTATACAACACTTTGTATTATGCAAGTGCAAGATATGATGGGGCTTTGGGTCCCAATTAGCCTCTACATGTcacacctaaaaaaaatataatgacatCAAAAGTAGTAGTAAATCCggaattaaattttcattgcaAACATACCTGAAACGGAACCCCAGTGACCTTCTAAACTATCAGTTTGGCTAACTGAATCAACTGAAAAGTCAGTAGCAGATGCAACAACCTGTTGTGTAACTAAGTTATTATCACCTTCATCAGGCAAAGACTCAGGTGTGTTCCCAGATGCAACTCCAAGAAAATCTCTGGCCTGATTATCTGCAACAGGGGAAGAATTTTGAAGGGAAGATGAAGGTTCTGAACGAGAAACTAGAGGCTCTCTCACCATCTTGTCTTCAGAAGACTTCCATAATACCTCAGCATCTCCACCACTATATGATTCAGCAGCTGCACTAACTTCACCAGCACGCTCAACTAGTTGATTGGCCATACCATTGCTTTCAGGTTCCTTTCTGCTTTCCTGAGGATCCAAAATTCCACCTATATCTGTGTGTTCATGTTGTGGCAACTTGCCCTCACACACATTAATATCATTCTCTGAGGTAAAACAGGATTCGACATTGACAGCAGATTCAGGTGTTGTTTTTGGCCCCCTCAAGGGATTTTCCTCCCCCAATCCAGATACAGAATCACCTTCAGTCACAATTTCAGACGCATTGCATCTTTCTATTTTACCCTCTTCTGGACCAGCAGCTTTGACATCTCCAAGTACGCTGTTCCTTTGATCAGCTTGTTCAGAGGGAATACTAGCAAGTTGTGGCAACTTTCCCTCACACACATTAATATCATTCTCTGAGGTAAAACAGGATTCGACATTGACAGCAGATTCAGGTGTTGTTTTTGGCCCCCTCGAGCGATTTTCCTCCCCCAATCCAGATACAGAATCACCTTCAGCATTGCATCTTTCTATTTTACCCTCTTCTGGACCAGCAGCTTTGACATCTCCAAGTACGCTGTTCCTTTGATCAGCTTGTTCAGAGCGAATACTAGCAAGTTGTGGCAACTTTCCCTCACACACATTAATATCATTCTCTGAGGTAAAACAGGATTCGACATTGACAGCAGATTCAGGTGTTGTTTTTGGCCCCCTCGAGCGATTTTCCTCCCCCAATCCAGATACAGAATCACCTTCAGCATTGCATCTTTCTATTTTACCCTCTTCTGGACCAGCAGCTTTGACATCTCCAAGTACGCTGTTCCTTTGATCAGCTTGTTCAGAGGGAATACTAGCAAGTTGTGGCAACTTTCCCTCACACACATTAATATCATTCTCTGAGGTAAAACAGGATTCGACATTGACAGCAGATTCAGGTGTTGATTTTGGCTCCCTCAAGAGATTTTCCTCCCCCAATCCAGATACAGAATCACCTTCAGTTACAATTTCAGACGCATTGCATCTTTCTATTTTACCCTCTTCAAGACCAGCAGCTTTGACATCTCCAAGTACACTGTTCCTTTGATCAGCTTGTTCAGAGGGAATACTAGCATGTTTAGAAGTCGGTATCCTGTTTTCTGCAAAACTCTCCTTTgtatttctattgtttttttcattttcacctACTTcagaacttttaattttatctttttcatcATTACCAGTATCATCCATGCCAATTAAGTTTGTCTGCCTAACCTCAGCATCCATTGGCACAACCACAATGTTAGTATCAGATGTGGCTTTTGTAGCATGCTCTATAGAACTCGTCAGAGATGAAGTTTCACAATGATCACAAGGTACAACTTCTTCAGGAGAGTGAACAGAAATGCTCTTCTCCAAGTCACCTGTCACAACATCTGTTACACCAACTTCTGATCTCTGGGGCATATCAGCTTCTGCTTCACCAGGCAATTCAACAATATGCTGGCTGGTCCCATCTTTTGGTTCAAGGTTATCATTCAAAACATGCATATTGGATGCAGAGACTTCGGTGTCCTCAGTCAATGGCCTTGAGTTAAAACCCTGAGGATTGTTCTTAAGGTCAGAATCCTTAACATTGTTAGATGCTCCAAACGAATCCATGTTCATAAGTTGGGGCAATTTCCCTCCTTCAAGGTCTTTAAAACCTTTAACCATGTTCTCAGCATCAGCAACTACAGTTAAGTCATTGGGAACTATCAGCACATGCATATTTCCATTTCCTTCTCCCTTATTATCATAACTCACAGCTGAATTTACATAAACAGCAGAGTCGATTTCTTGAGTATCCCCCTCGATCTGAGCAGTGGAAATAGAAGAATGCGCAGGTTCAACCAAATTAACTTCAGGGGAGAGATCATTTAAAGACATTCCAGAGGCTAAATCATCAGTATAGCCTCCTTCCTTCAATTGAAGGACTTCTGCAGCAGGCACAGGCTGTGAAGTTACATCCTCCATCTTCTGTGACACAGATGCATCCTCTGCATTGTCATCGGTTGAAACCACTACATCCAGTAGCTGTCCATCTAATTTAGTTTCTTCATTTCCTTTTGCATCAGTCTCTGGCAAATCCTCGACAGTGCCACTCTTCTTATTCTCTTGTGATGCATCTGTTTGTGTTTCAAGTTTGATGGGGATTGAGTCCCATGCAGAACTTCCGTTATCATGGCTATGCTCAAAGTCAGATTCTTCACCTCTACAATCTGTTAAAGATCTGGTCATGGAGGCAATCGTAGCATTCGAGTCATGATCCAGGGACTCTTGAGCACTTCCAGACAGATTAATTACTGGAACTTCAGTACTTTGCATTTGGATGTGGTCAGCTGAATTGCTTGGAGGTGGGCTGATAACTGCATTGTTCCATAAAGTAACAATCAAACCAACATGCTTACTGGATATAAAATGTAACAATCTTAAATCCACAAAATCTATCCCCTCATTTTCTGGGAGGGGAGTAGTGTGAGTCTATTGTTAAGTGACTGCAGGATCTGAATCAACGCACATGGAATTACTTGTGCACATCTACTCAGaatctcattatttttcttcagaAAAGGGGCAGAAAAAAATGGACACTTATTAAGAAGACTAATTTATAAAACAGTTTCACGAGAACAAAATATTACTAAAATTTACACAGCTTGAatacataaaagaaattaaaaaaaaaaattgaagcgcCAAGTATAACTTCATCAACCAAAAAACACGTGCAGCATGTACAATAGAGTGGAATTAAAGGCATCTCTAGGAAAATTAACATGTGCGCTTAtttgtataaaagaaaagaaaagaaaataagattaaattacCCCAGAGAGTTTTTACATGCCTAAAATGACATTCAAAGCTATAAATATTCCAGGAATAAAATGCACGattcaaaaagaaatattcTGCATAGCAAACCAGATGTAATCCAAATATATAGAATCCAACTGTGAAACCCCAGTGGCTGCTCACTAAAAGGTCTCCTGGGTGACACATGACCGTTCCAAAAAGCTAGAGATGGAGCATGTCAAACAAGATCCATCAAACAGCCCAGAGATCATATCAAAAGTTCGTGAGTCTTAAAAGCGTTTTGTCACAATTAAACCTTCTTGAGTACCCTGCCAATCAATCCAGTATCTCAACTAAAGCTTTTATCTTGTGTACTAGCAAAAGATTCTACTTACCATCGTGCATCACATTCCATGATGCCTAGTGGCCTATTTTACCCACCCTACCCATCACTTAAAATGACTCCATCATGGCCAAGAATGCAATCACGGTGATGAAATGCAGCCTATTTACAAGAGAGGGTCACAGTGAATTAAAATACAACTTCCGACCAGTATTGAATATTGCAGCTACCCAAGAACGCATTAATCATATTATAAACTTAAATGCAGACAAAACAGCACAAATCAATTGATTATCAGGTCCCGTTAAAAGCTGACCAGTAATTGAACCATCCTCGGATGATTGAGCAGTGGCTTTATTGATTTCCAAGTTAATTTCTGGTTCTTTAACATCCCTTGTATGCTCTCTAGTCACCGGACTGGATCCGCTTTCAGGAAATTCGGCAATAGCATCCGTAAAAACATCATCTTCTGATCTATTCGATCTGCTCCCTACTCCACCACAACCCTTCTCATTAATACCTCTCTCCCAACCTT is a window encoding:
- the LOC133681852 gene encoding uncharacterized protein LOC133681852 isoform X3, with the translated sequence MDSQDPRKNPTHTPGHESHGVYVCHKCGWPFPNPHPSARHRRAHKKICGTLEGYKFVDSEETPLSALSDDDHGSDEDPKTPSPKGWERGINEKGCGGVGSRSNRSEDDVFTDAIAEFPESGSSPVTREHTRDVKEPEINLEINKATAQSSEDGSITVISPPPSNSADHIQMQSTEVPVINLSGSAQESLDHDSNATIASMTRSLTDCRGEESDFEHSHDNGSSAWDSIPIKLETQTDASQENKKSGTVEDLPETDAKGNEETKLDGQLLDVVVSTDDNAEDASVSQKMEDVTSQPVPAAEVLQLKEGGYTDDLASGMSLNDLSPEVNLVEPAHSSISTAQIEGDTQEIDSAVYVNSAVSYDNKGEGNGNMHVLIVPNDLTVVADAENMVKGFKDLEGGKLPQLMNMDSFGASNNVKDSDLKNNPQGFNSRPLTEDTEVSASNMHVLNDNLEPKDGTSQHIVELPGEAEADMPQRSEVGVTDVVTGDLEKSISVHSPEEVVPCDHCETSSLTSSIEHATKATSDTNIVVVPMDAEVRQTNLIGMDDTGNDEKDKIKSSEVGENEKNNRNTKESFAENRIPTSKHASIPSEQADQRNSVLGDVKAAGLEEGKIERCNASEIVTEGDSVSGLGEENLLREPKSTPESAVNVESCFTSENDINVCEGKLPQLASIPSEQADQRNSVLGDVKAAGPEEGKIERCNAEGDSVSGLGEENRSRGPKTTPESAVNVESCFTSENDINVCEGKLPQLASIRSEQADQRNSVLGDVKAAGPEEGKIERCNAEGDSVSGLGEENRSRGPKTTPESAVNVESCFTSENDINVCEGKLPQLASIPSEQADQRNSVLGDVKAAGPEEGKIERCNASEIVTEGDSVSGLGEENPLRGPKTTPESAVNVESCFTSENDINVCEGKLPQHEHTDIGGILDPQESRKEPESNGMANQLVERAGEVSAAAESYSGGDAEVLWKSSEDKMVREPLVSRSEPSSSLQNSSPVADNQARDFLGVASGNTPESLPDEGDNNLVTQQVVASATDFSVDSVSQTDSLEGHWGSVSAILDAEPLPSNGSQALSEAEKATLKKPIAASETEHADKSDIFDPPSFMTLVEPRDVVNQKAAASEIQTTGNPQQPKAASVQAGWFPSVTNVLNESQGRKKNEEIIAKVTNWSTGEQHPSLRSPQHTPLKSLLGEASMETKSKALNAKEILVEKDGSAAKDNGALSKTVSSILAPQEPVGEPAMVEEKAWSSPARYPADIKREKRKVRGRPYWAQFVCCSSVN